From a region of the Drosophila ananassae strain 14024-0371.13 chromosome XL, ASM1763931v2, whole genome shotgun sequence genome:
- the LOC6502958 gene encoding uncharacterized protein LOC6502958, which translates to MRVVAMVSGGKDSCYNMMQCVAEGHEIVALANLHPKDKDELDSFMYQTVGHMGIEILANAMGLPLYRRETKGKSTQTGKQYVPTDDDEVEDLYSLLETCKNELQVEAVAVGAILSDYQRVRVENVCSRLNLISLAYLWRRDQTELLQEMIDCQVHAIIIKVAALGLVPDRHLGKSLREMQPHLLKMRDKYGLNVCGEGGEYETFTLDCPLFRQRIVVEDIQTIISSADPICPVGYINFTKLTLQPKEAAVGVAVSGSGIGGEGVFVKRSLDYISDLNESTYSDLSDPDFSETELELIEKETRLRESLSQSELISRSNSFGRHLAASASGSVSASASASATASATASSPIPIVTKSASVDEPTTAITAAGAGGVCSPASASASASTCASMLLTTGDVSSTAAVCGSLSLAISSLGLTANTCCQVGGVGPGAGATQPPSPLKYEREFRPLANEARAAINAKGWMWLAGIQGCGSEGMEQGMQLALDTLRDLCHGKGYELQDLCYITLYVRSIAEYPALNRIYQRAFDFHNPPTRVCVECPLPDGCHVVMEAIAYRQAIAGSISSAEERDRESEETAAALLNGRRNTMHVQGISHWAPANIGPYSQSTRIGDITYISGQIALVPGSMTIIEGGIRPQCKLTLRHISRIAKAMNAHGQLRDVVHGICFVTHPAFIGEARRQWERRTTNAIMDYIVLPALPREALVEWQVWAHTHNDRFDYEETGCSVGDYTISIRRRWNYENNCAAIVCYVSTGLASSTTQLTQLSDDILGNHCRLAQSVSAEHLDEILTYVVNRLLKDYPLAKKPSAANTATPPATPIPTPGGAGGDQHQPLPAIHLKLFYQVNAAPATELLLQALHDFRIKCQDTASVVYTVLPACSLHNFSTFLSICGVRHE; encoded by the exons ATGCGGGTCGTGGCCATGGTCAGCGGCGGCAAGGATAGTTGCTACAACATGATGCAGTGCGTCGCCGAGGGCCACGAGATCGTCGCCTTGGCCAATCTGCATCCCAAGGACAAAG ATGAACTGGACAGCTTCATGTACCAGACAGTCGGCCACATGGGCATCGAGATTCTGGCCAACGCCATGGGCCTGCCCCTCTATCGGCGCGAGACCAAGGGCAAGAGCACCCAGACCGGCAAGCAGTACGTGCCCACGGACGATGACGAGGTCGAGGATCTATATAGTCTGCTGGAGACATGCAAG AACGAACTACAGGTGGAGGCGGTGGCCGTGGGCGCCATCCTGTCGGACTACCAACGTGTCCGGGTGGAGAACGTCTGCAGCCGCCTCAACCTGATATCCCTGGCCTACTTGTGGAGGAGAGATCAGACTGAACTGCTGCAGGAGATGATTGACTGCCAGGTGCACGCCATCATAATAAAG GTGGCTGCCTTGGGTCTGGTGCCGGACCGGCACCTGGGCAAGTCGCTCCGCGAGATGCAGCCCCACCTGCTGAAGATGCGCGACAAGTACGGACTGAACGTGTGCGGGGAGGGGGGCGAGTACGAGACCTTCACCCTGGACTGCCCCCTCTTCCGCCAGCGGATCGTCGTCGAGGACATACAGACGATCATCTCGAGCGCGGATCCCATCTGCCCGGTGGGCTATATCAACTTTACCAAGCTGACGCTCCAGCCGAAGGAGGCGGcggtgggcgtggcagtgAGCGGCAGCGGCATCGGCGGCGAAGGTGTCTTCGTGAAGCGTTCGCTCGACTACATCAGCGATCTGAACGAGTCCACGTACAGCGATCTGAGCGATCCGGACTTCAGTGAGACGGAGCTGGAGCTGATCGAGAAGGAGACCCGATTGCGGGAGTCGCTCAGCCAGAGCGAACTGATCTCGCGCAGCAACTCGTTCGGCCGGCATCTGGCCGCCTCGGCTTCCGGTTCCGTTTCGGCCAGCGCTTCCGCCTCGGCCACCGCCAGCGCCACCGCCTCCTCGCCCATACCCATTGTCACGAAGAGCGCCAGCGTCGACGAGCCCACGACGGCGATAACAGCGGCGGGGGCGGGGGGAGTCTGCTCCCCGGCCAGTGCATCCGCCTCCGCCAGCACCTGCGCTTCGATGCTGCTGACCACCGGGGATGTCAGCAGCACTGCCGCCGTCTGTGGCTCGCTGTCGCTGGCCATCTCCTCGCTTGGGCTGACCGCGAACACCTGCTGTCAGGTGGGGGGAGTGGGGCCAGGAGCCGGAGCTACCCAGCCGCCGAGTCCGCTGAAGTACGAGCGGGAATTCCGTCCACTGGCGAACGAGGCTAGAGCGGCGATCAACGCCAAGGGCTGGATGTGGCTGGCCGGCATACAGG GCTGTGGATCGGAGGGCATGGAGCAGGGAATGCAACTGGCCCTGGACACTTTGCGGGACCTGTGCCACGGCAAGGGCTACGAGCTGCAGGATCTGTGCTACATAACCCTCTATGTGCGCTCCATCGCCGAGTACCCGGCCCTGAATCGGATCTACCAGCGCGCCTTCGACTTCCACAATCCGCCGACCCGCGTCTGCGTCGAGTGCCCGCTGCCCGACGGCTGCCATGTGGTGATGGAGGCCATCGCCTACCGCCAGGCCATCGCCGGTTCCATATCCAGTGCCGAGGAGCGGGATCGCGAGAGCGAGGAGACAGCGGCGGCGCTGCTGAACGGTCGCCGCAACACAATGCATGTCCAGGGCATCTCCCACTGGGCTCCGGCCAACATAGGACCCTACAGCCAGTCGACCAGG ATCGGCGACATCACCTACATCTCGGGCCAGATCGCTCTGGTGCCCGGCAGCATGACAATCATCGAGGGCGGCATCCGGCCCCAGTGCAAGCTCACCTTGCGCCACATCAGTCGCATCGCCAAGGCGATGAACGCCCACGGGCAGCTGAGGGACGTGGTGCATGGCATCTGCTTCGTCACCCATCCGGCCTTCATCGGGGAGGCGCGACGTCAGTGGGAGAGGCGCACCACCAACGCCATCATGGACTACATTGTCCTGCCGGCACTGCCCCGGGAGGCGCTCGTCGAGTGGCAGGTGTGGGCGCACACCCACAACGACCGATTCGACT ATGAGGAAACGGGCTGTTCGGTGGGCGACTACACCATCTCGATCCGGCGTCGCTGGAACTACGAGAACAACTGTGCTGCTATCGTCTGTTATGTGTCCACCGGCCTGGCCTCGTCCACCACCCAGCTGACGCAGCTGAGCGACGACATCCTCGGCAATCACTGCCGCTTGGCGCAGTCGGTGAGCGCCGAGCACCTGGACGAGATACTCACATATGTCGTGAATCGTCTCCTGAAGGACTATCCGCTGGCCAAGAAGCCATCGGCAGCCAATACAGCCACGCCCCCGGCGACACCCATCCCGACACCGGGCGGTGCTGGCGGGGATCAGCACCAGCCACTGCCGGCCATCCATCTGAAGCTGTTCTATCAGGTGAATGCGGCGCCGGCGACGGAGCTGTTGTTGCAGGCGCTGCACGATTTCCGCATCAAGTGCCAGGACACTGCCTCGGTCGTCTACACGGTCCTGCCCGCCTGCAGCCTGCACAACTTCAGTACGTTCCTGTCCATATGCGGTGTGAGGCATGAGTAG
- the LOC6503143 gene encoding syntaxin-16 codes for MTSRNLTEVFVIMRNNASKNRSHYDDRRGSDAERLLKHSVREAEEGLELQDDYGTPPSWLDKFEEAQYTMSKIKPKLDELGSLHARHLLRPAFDDQRDDECDIEVLSQIVSKLITSTHRHIQCVRSSLGVGSKMEQRLTANAVHCALLQLQELTLKFRSSQNAYLLQLNSREERSQKYFDDGAGGDVFTTVELGDQPPDNFVDSFDNFLQPVNGAGAAPGVGTGSLLFEEDEQAIDDHFQRPPASRMTQQQLLLFEEENSRLAQHREQEVTKIVKSIYDLNDIFKDLGHMVQEQGTVLDRIDYNVEQTQTRVSEGLRQLHKAEMYQRKNRKMCVILILAAVTFFMLLLLILTKLSG; via the exons ATGACGTCGCGCAACCTGACGGAGGTGTTCGTCATCATGCGAAACAATGCCTCCAAGAACCGCAGTCACTACGACGATCGG AGGGGCAGCGATGCAGAGCGCCTGCTGAAGCACTCGGTGCGCGAGGCGGAGGAGGGCCTGGAGCTGCAGGACGACTATGGGACACCACCCTCCTGGCTGGACAAGTTCGAGGAGGCGCAGTACACCATGTCCAA AATCAAGCCCAAGCTGGACGAGCTCGGCTCCCTGCACGCCCGCCATCTGCTGCGTCCAGCTTTCGATGACCAGCGGGACGATGAGTGCGACATCGAAGTCCTCAGTCAGATTGTGTCGAAGCTGATCACCTCGACGCACCGGCACATCCAGTGCGTGCGCTCCAGCCTGGGCGTGGGCAGCAAGATGGAGCAGCGCCTCACCGCCAACGCCGTGCACTGTGCCCTGCTCCAACTGCAGGAGCTGACGCTAAAGTTCCGCTCCAGCCAGAACGCCTATCTGCTGCAGCTGAATTCGCGGGAGGAGCGCTCCCAGAAGTACTTCGACGACGGTGCCGGTGGCGATGTCTTCACCACCGTGGAGTTGGGCGACCAGCCGCCGGACAACTTTGTGGATTCCTTTGACAATTTCCTGCAGCCGGTTAATGGAGCTGGGGCGGCACCTGGAGTAGGAACCGGTTCGTTGCTCTTCGAGGAGGACGAACAAGCCATCGACGACCACTTCCAACGACCGCCAGCCAGCCGGATGACCCAGCAGCAGTTGCTGCTCTTCGAGGAGGAGAACTCCCGACTGGCCCAGCACCGCGAGCAGGAGGTCACCAAGATAGTAAAGTCCATATACGATCTGAACGACATATTCAAGGATCTGGGGCACATGGTGCAGGAACAGGGCACCGTACTGGACCGCATCGACTACAATGTGGAGCAGACGCAGACTCGGGTCTCCGAGGGATTGAGGCAACTGCACAAGGCCGAGATGTACCAACGAAAGAACCGCAAGATGTGCGTGATCCTGATCCTGGCCGCAGTTACCTTCTtcatgctgctgctgctcatcCTCACCAAGCTCAGTGGCTAA
- the LOC6502957 gene encoding RNA-binding protein pno1: MEVENIKADAFEPAKRATKRSANAGSQQDVEMQVDEATGIEGSSQTTRASAPPRAKKARSELRKVSVPPHRYSSLKEHWMKIFTPVVEHMKLQIRFNMKARQVELRVGPETPDIANLQRGADFVRAFLCGFEVDDALALLRLEDLFVESFEIKDVKTLRGDHQSRAIGRLAGKGGRTKFTIENVTKTRIVLADSKIHILGSYQNIQLARRAVCNLILGSPPNKVYGNLRSVASRLSERM, encoded by the coding sequence ATGGAGGTGGAGAACATCAAGGCCGACGCCTTTGAGCCGGCAAAGAGGGCAACCAAGCGCAGTGCCAACGCCGGAAGCCAGCAGGACGTTGAGATGCAGGTGGACGAGGCGACGGGCATCGAAGGATCTTCCCAAACCACACGGGCATCGGCCCCGCCCCGCGCCAAGAAGGCCAGGAGCGAGCTGCGCAAGGTGTCCGTGCCACCGCACCGCTACTCCTCCCTCAAGGAGCACTGGATGAAGATCTTCACGCCCGTGGTGGAGCACATGAAGCTGCAGATTCGCTTCAACATGAAGGCGCGTCAGGTGGAGCTGCGTGTGGGCCCGGAGACGCCAGACATTGCCAATCTGCAGCGGGGCGCCGACTTTGTGCGCGCCTTCCTCTGCGGCTTCGAGGTGGACGACGCTCTGGCCCTGCTCCGGCTGGAGGATCTCTTTGTGGAATCGTTCGAAATCAAGGATGTGAAGACGCTGCGCGGCGACCACCAGTCGCGTGCCATCGGTCGACTGGCCGGCAAGGGCGGTCGCACAAAGTTCACCATTGAGAACGTGACCAAGACCCGCATCGTCCTCGCCGACAGCAAGATCCACATCCTGGGCAGCTACCAGAACATCCAGCTGGCGCGCCGAGCGGTCTGTAATCTGATTCTGGGCTCCCCGCCCAACAAGGTGTACGGTAACTTGCGGTCCGTGGCCTCGCGCCTCTCGGAGCGCATGTGA